CATTCGAACGCGCGTTCTCGATATTATCGTTGATCGTCGGCGACGCGGGCTCTCATAGGCATTCCCGCGCGAGGACGGTGCTTAATCGAAAACATTATGAAGATTAAGGGTGCGTTTATACTATCCGTTTAGACACGTGAGGTTTCAGTTCAGACGAAAATCGAGTTTGTACCACAGGACACGGAACGTCTTTATCACTAAAACTAACGAGTAATTacattgacattttgaaattcctctatggaaactccgacaatgcatctattgaaagtttaatcgatttacaattcactttgtgcATTGTTAAActgatttcttcaataattccgcAGAGTAACATCtggtatctttttaataattacaagaagGAGGAATCAGGattgggtcattttgacccgtctggtagttttagtgtgaaaGTAATTTGATTCTTTTTGTTCAAGAAGTAGAACCTTTACTTTCCAGCTTCCATTCACTGAGGTAGGTTTTTCCCCAAACGTAATCTGAGAGTTGAGACATATGACAGTTGCCATTCAGGCACGTTCCGCTAAGTTCATCCGTTGTCCGTTGGATGTTGGAAGCACAACGTATTTGAACGGATAATATAAATCGACCTTAAAGCACCGCCGCTCGCGTTCCGCTGCGCGCTAGTTACTATTCATGATAATAAATCGGTATGTATTACGCAGTAAACAGAATAACCGTGGCTGAAGCTCGAAATCAAAATGCACAGACCTAAAGGATCTGCGTCGACCGCCGGGCAAGGTGCATTTCTACGAGAACGTGACCCGCGGCGGAGACCTGTccgtaaataataattttatgtacctTTAAGTGATATTGTAAGCGGCAGTATTATGTAACGGAAGTTACTGTAGGCAGGCAACAAGCACCCGATTTAAATCGCTAATCAAGAACTGAGCGTTGAAATAGATCTTGAACACCGGTGCCGAGCGAATGGAAAACGCGATGATCAAAAGTTTGTTTGCCTCCCGTTCGATACGCGAAATTGCGGATAAGTCATCGTTGATCGTCTATTACTTTTTGAGTATGTGTATGCGAAGATTGAACGGATTGTTTGCTACCGACACTTTGATAGCGAAAGAAAGGATAATCGAAGATTAAGCTCACTGATTAACTCGTTCAATAGAGTGGTAAATATAGGTAGATTAGGGATTAGAAGAAGTATTTTAAGTTacagattttattttcgatatttttaggGAATCTAACACTTGGACGTACGTTTATTGCCAGCATAGGCAgtttgtaaaattgttttagATTATTCGTATATCGTTAACGAATATCTAGAAACAAAACGCCAGTCAAACGTGATAGGAAATAACAGATTGCGTTATGAAATCAGTGAAATCTATACTGCATGGATAATAAGCGTAACATTAAAGAAGTTTAGATACATGTTtagatatatttctatattgaaaGAGTTAAGAAGTATTTGAAACACTGGACAGTTTGCAAACAATTCGCTGTATGTTACTTTACACTAAGCTTATTCACGTGAAAGCTTTCCATCTGTATTTCAGCATTGAAGAGAAGAAACTTAACCCTTGGGTACGCTAACTTACATTGCTGACAAGAACCTTTTTTAAAATCAAAGAATAGTTTCAGAAACTCCATTGTACGTATAACAACGCTCatgagaaaataagaaatatatgatacgaatattttatatagatgttaCGTACCCCAGAGTTATATTTTCTGACCGTATAGATCATTCTTTGTCTACCGTCACAAGAATTCGTCGAAGTATCTCTTCTTCGGAATTAAACTCTATGTATCATCGATATTAAAGTCCAATATTCCCTACTTACATGGACGAATGATTCTCAATTCGTTCTAAAGATGTTCATAGGACACAGTCGaagcaaaaatatataaataagctTGATCGATCGATTGAGAATTATTGTCTCAAAAATGAAAccatttttcttcttcattaAATATTCGTTACGAACTTCGAGAATTAATTCTTCAATGTTTTTATCCGAACTAAGCGAATATTGGAGGATTAACTACGAAGCTTCGTGTACTCCTAATCAAACGTATTGAAGCAACTGAAAAATCAAAAGCAAATGAAAATAAGTCGCGAGTGAAAAGAtgagagaaaatgaaaagaaacgaaagcgAAGATGATCTGACATATCAAAAGATAGAAAAATGGATTTTTTTTTACGAGCAACTACATAGCAATACCTTTCTGCTCAATACGGATAATAAGGAAAGAGGAACCTATAACCATGTTTTGGGAACGCTTTAACCCAATGGACTTAGGGAAGTCAACGCATAAAGATCGCGAGTAAGCGAATCAAAAAATTTCTTTCCTCTCGATAAGAGAAGGACAAAATGAAATGTCGACCCGTTAAAAAAGGGCTAAAACTTCCGTATCGCGTATAGACACGTGTAAAAATCTTTCATACCGACGAAACAGAAAATTTCCAGAACAGCTTCGATTCTTCCATAGTGTTTTTAAATCGTCATCCGCGTTCCGCGAATCATTAAACGCAACTTTCCGCGATGGTTTTAACGTACTTAATCGTATAGGAGAAAAAAGGTTGAGAAGCTGGCTAGGTTTACTCCTGTAATCGTGACTCCATTCAAAACTCGCATGTCAAAAGATCAACGTCCACCATTTTGTACCATATAAAGTCAGGTTTCCGCGCCAATCAAAAGAATCGGAATCGATGGTTAGTCGTGgttaaagataaaagaaaattccaaaaaaaaagagaaaaactcaAGTATCAAAGGAAATGTGAAACGCAGATCGGTATCCTGCGTACAGATACGAATATACGAATGAATGTACGCGACGAACGTTTTGCATGTCCCACCAGCGGTGAATTCGATGCCGATGATGGAAGAGAGAGCAAGGAAAATGTGTCCGGTGTCTTTTTTTTGGAAACAGGCGATGATTCATTTCCAACTAACGAGGTGATCGTCGACGAGTCGGCTAGGCTCGCGGGAAGATCGTGGCGAACAAAGGGATAAATCCCGTCTGCTCCGCGCCGGTCGAATCGACGCGGGAGGAAATGGTTCGTTTAGAGCGAGGATACGTACAACAGTACAACATAGACACACAAAAAAACAACAAACGTTTGTAAGATATCGACTAAGTCTGGAGAGGTTtcactttaaattaaaatagtatGATGAAGACAATGTAAATGTATGAGAGATCTAACTATTCTCCCACGAAAGGTTTGAGAGATCCCCCCACCACGTGCCCCCACTCACCCCTTTCTCACAGAAGACCCCCTTGCCACATCCTTTTCCCTCCCTCTATACGACGAgtgtaaagaaacaaaaaaaatatcatGTAAAATTACCAcccacacacacgcgcgcgcacacacagcCACACACACCAACAccgattaaatataaatatataaatatgtgtatgtatacatGTGCGTGCGTATGCACCGTATACTGCGCGCGTGACACGTGTGCGCGGTATACGTGCATTCTGacgaaaacaacaaaaaaaaaatgattgattgtgagtcatttaaataattgttatatgtattttctatatattatgACAACTAATTGAGATGACATTACGGTACTATTAAGTAAGTGTAGTTAATATTAGGCGAGCGAGGGCTCGTGTTTACGAGAAGATACGAAAACGTTGGATCACTTCTGGTCCAATATTTCTATATGTCTCGCTGGAAAAGctgggaaaaagagagaagagagtgagagagaaagagagagagagagagagagaaagagagagtgagagagagggagagaggaaagGAGGTGAAGAAGGCGGACCGGCGTGCACGCGTCGCGAAATATGtaaaaaacgaacaaaaaaaatagagaaagagagaaaaagagagaaatagagagagaagaaataataataaagaacgGGACACTCGAAACGAACGCCGCCCCGGGCGAAAACGGGAAAACTCTTGTTCTTCTTCGCCGGCCGAATTAACGAGCGGGAACGAGGGCGGGACAAGCGCCACGGCGCGCCGACGTCGTTTCGAGTGTGCCCGTTTTTCCTGTTTgcaaatgagaaataaaaaagaatgaagtaACACTGAGTGAAGAAATCAATGTGGAATTtgcaacaaaaaaaaatgtattttctcaCTCCCCACTGCGAGGTGTATGTTCATCGCTACATCTTATTTGGAACGAAAacctaaatattatattattatataaaattactgtataattgtaacgaaaattgtttttcaaacgatgtggtatttttattgtagatattattatataacaaataaaatcatGATTCATTGTAGACGATGTGTTTGTTCGTCCTTAGATGGTGGGTTTGAATAAAGAAAACGCGTCTCCTTTCGTagttcttctttattttaaagcatttttaataaatatttgtttccgtTGAGGGGAATACTTGATATAATAAGATTCCgggtaaattattttatcttcaatCTCACTTTTTACAcacatttcaaaattaattgcaatttaGTTGACAAACGAAATTTATAATCGCGCAACGAAGAATACTGTCGTGCTTTTGGaccgtaaaataaatattagttcAATATTAGTTAAATATTAGATCAACCTAAGCACacgaatacaaattatttacacTCAGccatacaataattaataaatacatttatacaaTCCGAAGTATTAGTCCTATAGAATTGTTATCGAGAAGGTGGTCAACATTCCACGTATTGAGGATGATCGCAGACGTTAGTAACCGTGTTAAATATAAGGTCAGACTGACAGTAAAATCCCGCTGGCATTGCGTTAACGTTtttgcaataataaaattttctgcAGTTGAATGGATCCCGCAGGTATCCTTCTTTGATACAAGTTGGTACTAGGGGAATTGTTGGTACCGTTGGAAACGAATGAATCGCTGGATCCTGCGGTGGCAGTGGCTTCAAAGGCGAATTAACTTCGCGAACGTCCACGTAAAAGTCGTCTTTTCTGTACGGCGTAAACGCAATTGACAAGACGCACAGCGCAAGAATGATAATCACGGAACTCAAGATACGCATCTAAAAGGATACACACAAATTAAAgtgatttcaaaattaaaagaaaatatgaaatgatacaattttattcgccttattatttatgtataatgtTAACTGCAAAAAATTACAAACCTTTTATTccggttttatttttaaacactcTTGATAAAAAGTTGTTcacgaaatttgaaaatttaattaaattattattatatctattattgtcattttttactctaagttttaaattaattataatatagttaaaaaaattaaataatttcatttcaacagACCATAAAATATTGCTGTGTttgtatgaaatgaatattaatcattaattaaatgAGAAAACTAATTATTTACTCTCGATCTTATAtactgaatataaaatattattgcttGATTTCATTTGAAGTCATTTCATTTAAGcaaacaaattatattattgcatgatcatattttttaaatcaaatacaaTAGCGTTAAAAtactttacaaaaatataccgtcattaaataattttgcaaaaaGTTCTTTTTGAAATAACATACTATTTGAAATAATGAGTGCAAGAATtacataaatgaattatttaataatattaaatttaaaaaagggATTGACGTGATCATTAATATTGATACTGTTGCAGTACTTACGTTTAATGATATGTGAAAAGTCAGATAAATCACAAGAAAGATTTCTGAGCAAATGCCACGCTTACGTGTCAGTTGCGCTTCACTAACTGTCGTCAACTGTCTCATATCATACTTATATATGCGTTATGAACTTCAccatttttctttacttttaattcacaaaataattaTGTAGATTTTCAAGACTATCACACTGATAGACGGAGTATAATGTTGACTTACATTCAAGAGTTACGAtactgagaaatatttaatatttacatcgcTGACGATACGGCGAATCAGATTTTTTTCCTCGGACGATAAACGCAGACAATTTCTTAACGACCATAGATAATTCTAGAAATCAAAACTGTGACCATGACCATTCCCGCGTATCTAGCAGAAGGTGAAGTTCTTCCTATTCAATGATCGTGAACATTATTCAACGACAACTAGGAatgtactttttataaaaaaaaataaattcctttaacatttataattgaaaagcCTATTCTTAAACGCATTTAAAACAGGtgctttcaaatttcattaaaacattaaaattgtcatgaaaccaataaattaaaaaatatgctttcaaaatataatgttaactttttgttatttaacATTGCATGCAAAAATGCTATTAAACAGTAcgattagttataaaataatagcaCTGAGATCATGCAActatgatattaaaaaattctgttctCTGTTATATAAACTGCTCTTACGGAAACAGTTGTGTCTACTATTTTCTAATTATGAGTCATAATCCTTTGATCGATTGGTTGAATAAGGAAAATACAAACTTTAGAAATGAACATctctttacaaatttttatactttaacaaataaaatagtaattgaGGCGGTAGAGAACAAAATGATTCGAAATGGAAGTTCATTATATTAGTTGACTTACCGCACTATAACGTAATATACCGAAATAATTTTCATGGCTAATGTAatataacgaaataaaaaaataaagaaatataacaggattgtaatgtaagaatttttaaaaatattatatcgatATGCACAACGAGTAGCCGCAGTTTCGTTAACAAGCTTAAGAACACGGGCATTATCGAAATCATACGCAGTatgaggaaaaattcaattttattaggAAAGAACATTTCTGACACTGTATTAGGTAATTTGTTTAAGcacttttaaattaaaaataaaatgactgTTTTATAACTTTGGCATTTATTTGTCTAAATACTATGTAAATTGTGATATATCTGGAAACTGTGGAGTATAAGAATACTTTTTCTCCACttcaatagttttgttccttttaACAGGTAAAACGTTCATAATACTCGTAGTTAATTCTACAGGCCTCAATGAACCAAAGAAATCTGTGACTGGTACTTTGTCGGGATCCCTTCTAAACAAATCTCTTTTTACTCCTACAGTTGATAAGCAATAATGCTTAGGACATACTTTGAGCTAGAGAAAAAATagtaatgttaaaataatttcctatTATTGGTTCTATTCAGCATAAAATTCAGTCTTAATAGAACTTACAAACTCTCCCAAAGTTTTGGTGCTAGATGGTTCTACATTTTCTAAAAAGTCTAATGCATAGAATGTATATCGATCTATAATGTAAACTCCAATGGCAGGATCCAAGTGATGCTATTagcaaaagaaaaatgatttgaCATATTTTATGCATTGTACATAATGTTACAATCATATGTGTAAATTGAAAACtatgtaacaataaaatattatcactTACAGAAAGTGAATCTTCTCCCACTAAACTGGAAGCAACAGCCAGAATGTTTGGTGAATAGAACTTTTTATACATCGAACTTGCTTGACAAGTATCAACAATTAACAAGATTTCATGATATCTTCTCTTTTGCCACATTTGTTCCAATGCGTCTCCTAGTTCTTGGCTAGTAATTTCTTCTGAGTCTTGAAACTTTAAAAACCCATTTCCACCATGACCAGtaagataaattaaaatgttagaACCTTCATCAGTTAATAACTTCTTTGACCTTGGTGTTTCTGGAGCTAATCTTCCTGTTAACAATCTAACAAAATTTTCTACAGTGACTTCATAGCCCCTGTAGTCTACTTCAACATCGTCTCCATAGACATTAATATGTTGTTTGATATTATTGAACACAGTAGCTGGTCTAGGATTTCTTGGATTACAAGCCATATCATCTGCTATCATTAGAATAATTTGTGAATCTGGTATTCCTAGACGCTTAACGCTGCGATAAATGGATAATACATTTGCAACGTGACGGTAATTAAACCAAAAACGTGAAGTATCGACTAAAACCGCCCAATTATTGGAATGACCGGTCCTTACAAAATCTTCTGGTATCTGTAAAGGTTAGAACTAGATaagtaatatcaaataattaataaagcaAATAGTGAAAAGATAATTACTAATTTCAGTATACAAACCTCTGAAGCATAATTTAAGTGAaaaatgcacaaaattataaaaacttttaaatacATTTCGCTGTATTAATGTGTCACAtgaattcttataaaattactGCTTATTACActcaataaaaatttgtaaaaatagttccatattaaatactaatcattttatttaaaacgaatgtttatcaattttaattttaatttatcacgCTTGTTCCTGATATTGTTTACAAACTACACTAAAAAACATAACCTCAAAATCAATGCACGTCATGCACTCTAAGAAAGTGCACCATCAACTGCTAGATGTCTATGCAATCGAATCGACTGGTGCTGCCACGGAATTAAAACTAAAACATGTAGTAATAACcatgattgatttatttaaaacgGTGGGAAATTTCtgttacatgaaattttattacttttcttaataaaaaactaataacaatCTGTGTATGCATTGTTTATATGTGATTTGTATCCATAGCGAAAAGAAATCACTATTGAATGCATCATCATGTAAGTTATTCTCATATAATTCAGCATCtttgtttattcaatttttatctgcTTGGAATAGTTATcagtatatttaataattcataattttatatttctagatataattaaatgaataataattttacattgttatgtATAATTAGAAGCATCTACAAATATCAAtcttcatatattaattcacAAAAACTATAACGAAACAGAAACATGTCTGCTGCATTTAAAATCCTACCAAGTTTTACATAAGAGGAAAGCATGTTTAACatatgaaaaaatagaatattatattatattattttttttaatatattactaaaaaaaCTTGTTTTAAATCATCTTTCAGTCTacaaacttaaaaaaaaatcattttattctattaactAAGTACGATATTattctaaacaatttttcaaaattttctatcATCTGATGGGGTTTAGGATCAATGAATGGAAAGACCAACGGTTGCcacgttataataatttatttaaacatttatacacCTATGATGTTTCCACAGTCTTGAATGTAGGTTGCTAactgatatatatgtatatgtatgtatatacatccacatacacacatacagacacatatgtatatatacatataacaagACACGGGCGTCTTGTGAatacatataatatgtatacatataaatttattcatttttatttataagttaATTCATTTCGTTACCACCTAGGTAAAGCATTCTCGTaacttagaaattaattaatgattatGGGCTAATCTTGTTTTCGCGTGCGAATCTCCATTTTTAATGTCCCCTCGCAGAAACGGCATCCTCCGACTGTCGTACTCTTTACGATGATCGGTGTGTCGGTTACATTTCACACCGGTTCCACGCTATAATGCTTTCCCGAGAAACATATAAGAAAGCACCTCAAGCGGTCTTCGATTGGAAAAATTTGCTAACGCGAAACCGATCTCAAAGTAGGTACGGCGTTGCATGATTTTTGTTTCTGTCTCTTAAAATTCCTGCTCGGTCTATTCCACGTTTCTCGATCGCTCGTTTTTCATTATGTTCGTCGACGAAACTTGAACGTTAAAGTTCCTCGAAACGCTAATGAGACGCTTATTGTTCATTTACACGAGCCATGTGCCCCACGCTCGCTCCCGTTACATCGGTCTGTGTCCTCTCGGATGTACTTTACAAAACGCTTACATAAGTCGTGCAATATGTCGTGGGTGTTCCACGAAACAGTACGTGATTCCTCTAAGCTTATTGTTAGGCTACAAACGCAAGAAATGGGAGGATTTCGCGATCGAATTCCTACCATTTTGTCGGACGCTTCTTTCTATTCTTTAGGCGAATCCAAGGGTTGAgttttgtaaaaatgaaatagtcGCAATCTTTATGTTCCTCTACTTCTCGAGAACGAAAAAGAGATAAAGGAAGTGAACGTAGAAAGAATGAAGGACTTTcgtttaacatttcatttctcaTTGCTTCTTGGACTTGCCCAAAGGGTTACAAGCTTATTACAGAGTACTGCGATGATTTTTAATACCACAAGTCTACGTCTTTTACTTCTAATGATAGCGGATAAGAAAATATGATTACGGCTCGATGATGCAGATCATAGAGTggaaataattctaaattgaactttggaaagaattgtaaatgaaattaattgtctCGCGCTACCACTGTTTGTAACACTCCTTGTAATAGAGGTAATTGGGTTCTGTAATTGGTGATAGAACTGAAGGagataattctatttaaaaaataactaaaaaacagaataaaatttaattaactaaGGCTTTTTTTTGTAAGAAACTGAAGATTGACACTTTTATCGAAAACGTGATcttgaatagaaaattttattttatcctttCTACTTATTTTTCTATGTAGAATCGCTTCCTTTCCAATTTGACCACCAGTTACAGGACACCTTATATATTTTCCGACGTTAGTATCAATgccattaatttattaaaactaatgTTTGTAAATTTCTACTTTTTAATCTGTGAAAAACTTTCAGACACTGtgttacatttattacaatatttcgaaTATGTTTTATATCAAGCTTATATGCAATTTTACATATACAAATGTAATgtgtattaaacatttttttgtattcGCATTTATCctccaattataatatttcttgatTTAGTCTCCTGTATTTTGTATACAGTGACTGGTACGTTCTCtagattatacattatataaattttcgtctaaaactgttttaaacattacactttattttataatcattgcaCAGCTGCAAGGTTTTGACAGATGAAAGAATTTCAGagataaattttacaataataaattaggTGAGAATACAGTTTTGACGAATACTAACGATCCCATAATTTCACTGATATgccttattaaataaattaagcgGGTGTAACGAAGTTATcatgtaaacatttattacaGTGCACCTAAGTTAAAACGAAATCGCTTAATAGTATTTAGCgagaataaataatgtttgcgCTGAATGTCCACGTTTCCGTTTATTTTGGACTAATAAAAGATAACGATGaaagtatgaaattataatgGTAGTAAGTGTGAACGCATGAAGGACGTAACAATTCGAAAATatc
Above is a genomic segment from Nomia melanderi isolate GNS246 chromosome 8, iyNomMela1, whole genome shotgun sequence containing:
- the LOC143174793 gene encoding putative GPI-anchor transamidase is translated as MYLKVFIILCIFHLNYASEIPEDFVRTGHSNNWAVLVDTSRFWFNYRHVANVLSIYRSVKRLGIPDSQIILMIADDMACNPRNPRPATVFNNIKQHINVYGDDVEVDYRGYEVTVENFVRLLTGRLAPETPRSKKLLTDEGSNILIYLTGHGGNGFLKFQDSEEITSQELGDALEQMWQKRRYHEILLIVDTCQASSMYKKFYSPNILAVASSLVGEDSLSHHLDPAIGVYIIDRYTFYALDFLENVEPSSTKTLGEFLKVCPKHYCLSTVGVKRDLFRRDPDKVPVTDFFGSLRPVELTTSIMNVLPVKRNKTIEVEKKYSYTPQFPDISQFT